The following is a genomic window from Bacillus sp. V2I10.
CCACTCTTGCCATCCATTTTAACAAGTTCCATAAAAAAATGACAAGTCCGCTTATTATTGCTGTCAATAAATTAAAAAGGCCAACAATAGGCTTAATTAAAAAGAAGTTTCCCATCTTCAGCATCGTCTTATAAATGCCTACTGCACACTTAATAATGAATTCGAGAAGCGCTAAGTAAATGCCTTTGATCAAGCTTTGATATGCCGCATATCCGCACACCAGGGCAAGCAGAATGTATATGCGGAATTCTCCTTCATTCACATTCAGGAGAATATAAAATAAAAGGAGGCCCTGTACGAGCCAGAATAGGATGTCATTTATGAATACAACCCATTTGGCTCTTCTCGGCCGCATAAGAAAGCGGCCGTAAGTATCTAGTGAAGCGCCAATAAAACAGCCTGAACAAACCATGGAAAGCATCGTCAGGAATTGAGTGGAGAGCGTCATTTAAATAACTTGCTAAAGAGTCCTTTAGCTTTCTCCGTCTGATGCTCATCCAGATAAACGAGATCAAAAATTCTTCCTTTTATTGAGACGATCCCTTTATCTACGTCCAAATTTTTCATTTGGAGATTCTCACCGCGGATAGCAAGAGCACCCATCACCGTCTCAAGCAGAAATTCTTCATTATCAAAGCTTTCAACATGTGTAACGCCTGTAATATCAAGCAGTTTACGGCCTCTCATAATAACATCATGCTCCTGGATCGTTCCCTTAGGCTGTGATTGATTATCATAATATTGATTCATTGCCAACCCCCGCATTCTTCTAAGAAATATTCTTACCTATTTCTATGAGCCAAGAATGCGAAATAGAACAAGCCCTCACATGATATCAAATTCTATTCTTCGCTGATTTTTTCTTCTTTTACAAGTGAATACATGCCCGCTGCATCCTCTTTTTTAGAAGAATCCTGCAGGTTTTCAATTTTCACGATGATGCGTTTTTGCCCAAATCGAATGGCAAGCTCATCACCTAATTTTACAATAGAACTTGCTTTTGCAACTGTGCCATTTACCGTTATTCTGCCTTGGTCAGACACTTCTTTTGCAAGTGTTCTTCTTTTAATCAGTCTTGAAACCTTCAAAAATTTATCTAGTCTCATCTTTTTAGCACCCCTTTATAGCCCTTTGCTTTTTGCTTCATCCCAGTAAGAATCCATTTGTTCAAGAGACATTTGTTCCAGGTTTAGATTCAGTTCAACTGCCTTTTTCTCAATATATTCGAATCGTCGTTTAAATTTATGATTGGTTGCCGATAAGGCTTCCTCAGGTTCAACTCCATAAAATCTGCCGATGTTGACCAGTGCAAAGAGGATGTCCCCAAACTCCGCCAGGATCTTGGTTTGATCAGCATGATTTTCTGCTGTTTCAGCCTTGAATTCCTGCATCTCTTCATGAACCTTTTCCCACGCTGACTCAGCATGATCCCAGTCAAAACCGACTTTTGCAGCCTTCTTTTGAATATGGTAGGCCTTAGATAATGCAGGGAGTGATCCGGCAATGGATTTCAATAGGGATTCTTTTTCATCAGATCCCTTCTCTGCACGTTTTATCTCCTGCCAGTTCGACAGTACTTCGTCTGTTCCGCTTACAACAGCAGTTGAAAAAACATGAGGATGTCTTCGGATCATTTTTTCTGTTAATGTTCTGATGACATCATCAATGGAAAACATGCCATCGTCTGAGCCAATTTGAGAATGCAGCATGACCTGAAGCAGAACATCACCAAGTTCTTCAACCACATGTTCATCATCCTCTTCGTCAATGGCCTCTATTAACTCATAGCATTCTTCAATTAAATATTTTTTCAGGGACTGATGGGTCTGCTTTAAATCCCACGGGCACCCATTTGGCCCTCGAAGCTCCGCAATTACCGCGCGCAGTGCTGAAAATTGATGATTCAGAATGCTCTCATCTTCTGCTGGAGGTACATACACACTTGTTAAGTTGTTAACCGACGTAACCCGGTCAAGCTCAAAAAGGGGTACCTTTACGATCATTTGCTCACTGCTGCCGGCCGCCGTAATAATCTTAACCTCATAGTCATCAGGCAAATCTTCCATCAGAGTTAATTTCACTTCAGAAGCAACCATTTGATCATATACCTGGCAAATAATCAAATGCTGTCTGAAATTTAACTGTTCTCTCTTCATAGTCAGACCGTCAACCATTTGAAACCCATCAATCGGATCGATTTGAAGCGCAGTAAATGTGGCATCTAAAAAGCTTTGGCCTCCAGCTATATGGATCTCATAGCCTTTCTGTCCGCCATTTTGAAGAAGCAATTGCACCGTCTGCTCTGCAACAAGCGGATGTCCAGGAACAGCATAAATAATCTCTTTATCTTCCGCTTCCTTGTATAGCTCCAGTTCAATTTTAGCGTAAACATCACCGAACTTGTCATTCTCTTCGTAAAGGTGATCAAATGTCCTGAAATCTTGCAGTTCTGCCCACAGTTCATCAACCACAGGATGTTCTTTTGTTCTTAAAAACAAGTGGGAGGCTGATGTAAGTTTACGATAAACTCCAAGCGGCAAATGACTGGCATCTGAGCCCCCAAGTCCTACAACTGTAATCTTTTTCGCCATCATTCCATACCCCGTTTCATTTATTTTAAAAATTTCTCAAGCTTTTTTCCGCCCGGAAATGCAGCTAGTTCATTATTTGTAAAAATAGATAGTTTTAAAATGGCCATTAGATAGATCACCGCTCCTGTTAAAGCACCCGTTAATGATCCAATTGCAGCCGCCACACGGTCATGGTCCGCCCAATATTGATTAAAGACCGACATATAAAGGGAAAGTACCGCAACCATCAGACCTGCAGCGGCGGCAGTTTTGAGAATATCCATCCAGCTGATCAGCATGTAGCCTTTCGTTTTCAAATAATAGGCATTCAGAAGACTGATCACTGCATATGCAGCAATTGTTGCAACGGCTGCTCCCTCCGTATTCATCGAGGGAACCAACAGAATGTTTAAACCAAGTTTAACTGCTGTTCCAATCAGAACTGCAGCTGCAGGAAAAAAAGTGAAACTTAGCCCTTGCAAGATCGCAGAAAGTGTCAGGGCATAGGATGTAAAAATGACTGAAACGCCTAAAACAGCAAGCACTTTCGTTCCCGATGCATCCCGGTACAGCATGATGTTTGTCGGCTCCATAATCATAATCAGGCCTGCTGCTGCACCTGTTCCGATTACCGTGCAGATTTTCATGGAGCTTGTTATTTTATCTGCAATCACGTAAGCTTCATGATTCTTTTTCGTATATGAGATAAGCGGAACTAAAGATAAGGAAAAGGATGTTGCTGCGACAGTCCCAATCTGAATCAGAGGCTGACCCCTGTCATATATGCCTTTTAGAGCTTTAGCAGCAGACATTTCGATTCCGTTTGAGCGAAGCGCCGAATATAGCTGCATCGCATCAATCAATTGGATGAAAATCAGCATTAAGCTTGTGATGCAAATGGTCATTGTATTTATTAATAAATATTTAACGATTGTTTTTGTGTTAACCGATGATTTCCCTGTTTGAAAAGGAAAACCTCTTTTTTTGTCTCTTGCCAAAAATACAGATAACACTGCAGCAGCAGCCAGCCCGCCTGTCAATGAGCCGAATAAAGCTCCTTCTCCCGCTTCGTAAAGGGAGTATCCATTGTGAATCAGAATATATGAAAAGAAAAGGATCGTCACAACTCTGATCCCTTGTTCTGTCACTTGGGAGAGAGCAGTAGGAAGCATATTATCAGAGCCTTGAAAATAACCTCTCGCAATAGATATAAAGGGAAGCAGCAGAAAAGAAAATGAAATAATCTTAAGCAGCGGGGCAAGCTCTGAGTCCCCCATGATTTCTGAAATGTACACTGCACCAAAATAGAGGCATAAAAAGAATAAAGAACAAACTGCAATTAAGAACAAAAAGGAAATCTTTATAATAGAAAAAATCGAGGAATCGTTTTCTCTGTCTCCAAATTCGATGATTAATTTTGAAATAATGACCGGAAATCCGGTTGTAGCAAGCATTATGGCAATTCCGTAAAAAGGATAAACCTGCTGGTATATGTAAAACCCTATGTCTCCGACAATATTTTGATAGGGCACCCTGTAAGCAGCGCTCATTATCTTTATAATCAGTCCCGCAAGTGTCAGTACAAAGGCACCTTGCAGAAAGAGATTTGCTGATGTATCAGAACGGACGTTCATCGCCCAATTCTCCTTCCAATTTTAAGCTGAACGTGCCTATTATACCACAATATGTAACCCGCTCCATCTGCATTCAATAGGAAAAGGCAGCAAAAATCGCTGCCTGGATAAAACCATATGAATAATGACTACTGTTCCATTTGGCGCGCCAAAAACCCAGCTGCCGTTTCTACTGCTTTATGCTCTACTTCTCCTACAGCCTGATCCTTTGAAAAGATAACAACAGCACCGATAGGATCTCCATTGGCAACAATCGGTCCAACTGTGAAGGATTTAAGCTCTTCGCTTGTTCCATCTATCAATTGGATATTCCCGCCTTCTGTGTTCAGCACAGAGCTGCGTTCTTCCATTGCTTTTTCTACCTGTTCGCTTATATTTTTATTCATGTATTCCTTTTTAGAGCCTCCTGAAACTGCTATGTATGTGTCACGGTCACATATCAGCACGGGATGTCCAAGGCTGTCATATAGAGCATCAGCATATTCTTTTGCAAAATCGCCAAGCTCGCTTATTGGTGAATACTTTTTCAATATCACTTCTCCGTCTCGATCGACGAAGATTTCAAGTGGATCTCCTTCTCTAATGCGCAGGGTTCTGCGAATTTCCTTCGGGATTACCACACGGCCTAAATCATCAATACGACGTACTATACCAGTTGCTTTCATCTAATGCTGCCTCACTTTCACTTGATGATTGTGTACTTGATGATTGTTGACTCCAGCTAAAGTGAGCTTCTTTTTTCAACAATCACCATTGCTTAGGGATAGTATCCTTCACTAAAACACGCAATATACACAAACACAGCGAAATTTTCTTAAATAGGCAGTATTTTCTTTTCAGCTTAGACAAAAAGAACGGGTATTAAACTCAATTAGCAGAAATCTCTTCTTTTTTTACCGAGCCTAAACCATTTAAAAGCTCTGATACAATCTTCAGCCATTTATCAGCTATAACTCCTTTTGTCTGGATGGTGATTTTAAGCCTTTTACCGTCCATTCCGAGACCGACGGCTCTGCCGTATTTGTTGCTCAGCTCAAACAGCTTCTGCCCGTCGACCAGCCTGCTCGCATCTTCACTGACGTAAAGGGCTACTGAGTCTTTTACCTGCTTGATCATATCTACCTTTTCCTGGACAGCAAAAACTTTAAGCTTTGCAATCTGCAGAAGATAGCCTACCTCTGCCGGATAATCCCCGAATCTGTCGACAATTTCTTCCTGCAGCTCTTCTAAATCAGCTAAAGAAGCAACAGCTCTGAATCGTTTATAGATGTCGATCTTCTGTCTGCCATCTGAAATGTACTCTTCCGGCAAGTAAGCATCTACCTCAAGATCGATTTCAACCTGGAACGGTTTCTCTTTCGGACCGTCTTCTCTTCGTTCCTCAATTGCTTCCTTCAGCATTTGAGAATAAAGATCAAAACCAACAGAATCGATGAATCCATGCTGCTGTGCACCAAGCAGATTTCCTGCTCCGCGGATAGAAAGGTCGCGCATCGCAA
Proteins encoded in this region:
- a CDS encoding RNA-binding S4 domain-containing protein — translated: MRLDKFLKVSRLIKRRTLAKEVSDQGRITVNGTVAKASSIVKLGDELAIRFGQKRIIVKIENLQDSSKKEDAAGMYSLVKEEKISEE
- the yabQ gene encoding spore cortex biosynthesis protein YabQ — its product is MTLSTQFLTMLSMVCSGCFIGASLDTYGRFLMRPRRAKWVVFINDILFWLVQGLLLFYILLNVNEGEFRIYILLALVCGYAAYQSLIKGIYLALLEFIIKCAVGIYKTMLKMGNFFLIKPIVGLFNLLTAIISGLVIFLWNLLKWMARVVYAIAKVLLSPVFWILKGLWRLVPLSIRNFFYRFFKKTAGLYEKIKNKSGNLWISWKKKK
- a CDS encoding polysaccharide biosynthesis protein codes for the protein MNVRSDTSANLFLQGAFVLTLAGLIIKIMSAAYRVPYQNIVGDIGFYIYQQVYPFYGIAIMLATTGFPVIISKLIIEFGDRENDSSIFSIIKISFLFLIAVCSLFFLCLYFGAVYISEIMGDSELAPLLKIISFSFLLLPFISIARGYFQGSDNMLPTALSQVTEQGIRVVTILFFSYILIHNGYSLYEAGEGALFGSLTGGLAAAAVLSVFLARDKKRGFPFQTGKSSVNTKTIVKYLLINTMTICITSLMLIFIQLIDAMQLYSALRSNGIEMSAAKALKGIYDRGQPLIQIGTVAATSFSLSLVPLISYTKKNHEAYVIADKITSSMKICTVIGTGAAAGLIMIMEPTNIMLYRDASGTKVLAVLGVSVIFTSYALTLSAILQGLSFTFFPAAAVLIGTAVKLGLNILLVPSMNTEGAAVATIAAYAVISLLNAYYLKTKGYMLISWMDILKTAAAAGLMVAVLSLYMSVFNQYWADHDRVAAAIGSLTGALTGAVIYLMAILKLSIFTNNELAAFPGGKKLEKFLK
- the mazG gene encoding nucleoside triphosphate pyrophosphohydrolase; protein product: MAKKITVVGLGGSDASHLPLGVYRKLTSASHLFLRTKEHPVVDELWAELQDFRTFDHLYEENDKFGDVYAKIELELYKEAEDKEIIYAVPGHPLVAEQTVQLLLQNGGQKGYEIHIAGGQSFLDATFTALQIDPIDGFQMVDGLTMKREQLNFRQHLIICQVYDQMVASEVKLTLMEDLPDDYEVKIITAAGSSEQMIVKVPLFELDRVTSVNNLTSVYVPPAEDESILNHQFSALRAVIAELRGPNGCPWDLKQTHQSLKKYLIEECYELIEAIDEEDDEHVVEELGDVLLQVMLHSQIGSDDGMFSIDDVIRTLTEKMIRRHPHVFSTAVVSGTDEVLSNWQEIKRAEKGSDEKESLLKSIAGSLPALSKAYHIQKKAAKVGFDWDHAESAWEKVHEEMQEFKAETAENHADQTKILAEFGDILFALVNIGRFYGVEPEEALSATNHKFKRRFEYIEKKAVELNLNLEQMSLEQMDSYWDEAKSKGL
- the spoVT gene encoding stage V sporulation protein T, with protein sequence MKATGIVRRIDDLGRVVIPKEIRRTLRIREGDPLEIFVDRDGEVILKKYSPISELGDFAKEYADALYDSLGHPVLICDRDTYIAVSGGSKKEYMNKNISEQVEKAMEERSSVLNTEGGNIQLIDGTSEELKSFTVGPIVANGDPIGAVVIFSKDQAVGEVEHKAVETAAGFLARQMEQ
- the yabP gene encoding sporulation protein YabP — its product is MNQYYDNQSQPKGTIQEHDVIMRGRKLLDITGVTHVESFDNEEFLLETVMGALAIRGENLQMKNLDVDKGIVSIKGRIFDLVYLDEHQTEKAKGLFSKLFK